The Petrocella atlantisensis genome has a window encoding:
- a CDS encoding GspE/PulE family protein, giving the protein MAGEMRRLGEILVDTGVISKEDLFRALKIQQERKELLGKILIDEGIITERQMVEVLEFQYGIPRVQLNTYEIDEDVTHLISAKMARRYVLIPIHLDDHILSVAMADPLNLFALDDIKLATGYQVKPLLASEKEILIAIEQYYKKKSADDTVSEFSNKFDSLIDEHDIDFDAISEVNNAPVVKLIDSIIIQAADSKVSDIHIEPDEYNLRVRFRIDGELYEHMQLQKKSQPAIITRIKIMGYMDIGENRVPQDGRVEMDYDGRAIDLRISVMPTIYGEKAVIRLLDRSNKLLTMTELGITEYNLKRYEKVIKVPNGIVLVTGPTGSGKSTTLYATLMEINDPKKNIITVEDPVEYRIRGINQTQVNNKAGLTFANSLRAILRQDPDTIMIGEIRDKETAQIAVRAAITGHLVLSTLHTNDTASSIARLINMGVEPYLIASSVKGLVTQRLVKKICANCKVDYEITEHEAKLIGVGWIKLHKGEGCNLCNHTGYRGRTAIYEVMPITSTIRAMIDSNTSIDVIKEQAIKEGLTTLYQSCLDLVLKGMTTMDELLKLTSGVD; this is encoded by the coding sequence GTGGCAGGAGAAATGAGGAGACTTGGTGAGATTCTTGTGGACACAGGTGTCATAAGCAAAGAAGATTTGTTTAGGGCTCTTAAGATTCAACAAGAACGAAAAGAACTTCTTGGTAAGATTCTAATCGACGAAGGCATCATTACAGAACGACAGATGGTCGAGGTGCTGGAGTTTCAATATGGTATCCCCAGGGTACAACTGAATACCTATGAAATCGACGAAGATGTCACCCATTTAATCAGTGCGAAAATGGCGAGACGTTATGTTTTAATACCCATTCATCTGGATGATCATATCCTAAGTGTAGCTATGGCAGATCCGTTGAATCTTTTTGCCTTAGATGACATTAAGTTGGCAACGGGCTATCAAGTAAAACCTTTACTGGCATCTGAAAAAGAGATCCTCATTGCCATTGAGCAATATTATAAGAAAAAATCAGCGGATGATACTGTAAGTGAGTTTTCCAATAAGTTTGACAGCTTAATAGATGAACACGATATTGACTTTGATGCCATATCTGAAGTCAACAACGCACCGGTTGTAAAGCTGATTGATTCAATTATTATCCAAGCTGCTGACAGTAAGGTCAGTGATATCCATATTGAGCCGGATGAGTACAACTTAAGGGTTCGTTTTCGAATTGATGGCGAGCTCTATGAACATATGCAGCTGCAGAAAAAATCTCAGCCAGCCATTATCACACGTATTAAGATTATGGGGTACATGGACATCGGTGAGAACCGTGTGCCTCAAGACGGTAGGGTAGAAATGGATTATGATGGCAGAGCCATTGACCTTCGTATCTCAGTTATGCCCACAATCTATGGTGAAAAAGCAGTTATTAGGCTGTTGGATCGAAGCAATAAGCTCCTCACCATGACAGAACTTGGCATCACAGAATACAACCTAAAAAGATACGAGAAAGTTATAAAGGTGCCAAATGGTATCGTACTGGTAACCGGACCCACCGGAAGTGGCAAATCCACAACCCTTTATGCCACCTTAATGGAAATTAATGATCCTAAGAAGAACATCATTACCGTTGAAGATCCGGTGGAGTATCGTATAAGAGGGATTAATCAGACCCAGGTGAATAATAAGGCTGGTCTCACTTTTGCCAATAGCCTAAGAGCTATCTTAAGGCAAGACCCGGATACGATTATGATTGGAGAGATTAGGGATAAAGAAACCGCTCAGATTGCTGTACGAGCGGCTATAACCGGTCACTTGGTCTTATCCACGCTTCATACCAACGACACAGCATCTTCCATTGCCAGACTCATTAACATGGGCGTCGAACCCTATCTGATTGCCAGTTCTGTCAAAGGCCTGGTGACCCAGCGTTTGGTCAAGAAAATCTGTGCCAACTGCAAAGTGGATTATGAGATTACTGAACATGAAGCCAAGCTTATTGGTGTAGGATGGATTAAGCTCCACAAAGGAGAAGGTTGTAACCTGTGCAACCATACCGGTTATAGAGGTAGAACCGCCATCTATGAAGTGATGCCCATAACCAGTACCATTCGTGCCATGATTGATAGTAACACAAGTATTGATGTGATTAAGGAACAAGCCATAAAAGAAGGCCTAACGACTTTGTACCAGAGTTGCTTGGACCTTGTGTTAAAGGGTATGACAACCATGGATGAGCTACTGAAGCTGACCAGCGGTGTGGACTAA
- a CDS encoding anti-sigma factor domain-containing protein: MKTDIIKKDTTIPETIKIGSVLELKKAYAILLSEGMEFVYVNIKEGMAVGQTIYYFEEDIYKSNRMNYKNLLVYAASICFMFILLYSATHVIRFGQQPPVSYGIVTMDINPSVEMRIDMAGKVLEIMPLNEDATVIIQDEYRGMLLEDVLDILTNNAVGAGFLKEDGVVMLTYTVVNQDKQDLSEVKSDEDENSKRIEAYMEKKRDHYKFLFAKGTEESLRAAKSQGLTVGKYMFMKYMSEDISLEKMKEMSIEEIFGIIENTDFEYNDKHAPVLQSPSEDKSQDQRSKTNNSNKDKDKDKETPSSSNSSEEEINNRDKDQQIEKEVEKEIKEVEKEAEKEIKEVEKEEVKVEKEEVKVEKEEIKDEEKEIKEVEKDEEKEIKEEIKEEEKEADKEEKEVKEEEADKEVKEEKTNNGIGKQDDTNVEEVKDTTKVNSSKSETKTETKTEKNTDHNKNK, translated from the coding sequence ATGAAAACAGATATCATAAAAAAAGATACCACAATTCCAGAGACAATAAAAATAGGCTCAGTTTTAGAACTGAAGAAAGCCTATGCCATACTTTTGTCAGAGGGTATGGAATTTGTCTATGTGAATATAAAGGAAGGTATGGCGGTTGGTCAGACCATTTATTATTTTGAAGAAGACATCTACAAATCAAATAGAATGAATTATAAGAATTTATTGGTGTATGCAGCTTCCATATGCTTTATGTTTATACTTTTGTACAGCGCAACCCATGTGATTCGTTTTGGACAACAGCCACCTGTAAGCTATGGCATTGTCACTATGGATATTAACCCTAGTGTTGAGATGCGTATTGATATGGCTGGAAAAGTCTTAGAAATCATGCCTCTAAATGAGGATGCAACTGTGATTATTCAAGATGAATACAGAGGTATGCTTTTAGAAGATGTCCTAGATATTCTAACAAATAATGCTGTAGGTGCCGGTTTTCTTAAAGAAGATGGTGTGGTTATGCTTACCTATACTGTCGTTAATCAAGACAAACAAGATTTATCAGAAGTTAAATCAGATGAGGATGAAAATAGTAAGCGTATTGAAGCTTATATGGAGAAAAAAAGAGACCATTACAAGTTTCTTTTTGCAAAAGGCACTGAAGAAAGTCTAAGAGCGGCTAAATCTCAAGGACTAACGGTTGGAAAATATATGTTCATGAAGTATATGAGCGAAGACATCAGCCTAGAAAAAATGAAAGAGATGTCTATAGAAGAGATTTTTGGCATCATTGAGAACACAGATTTTGAGTATAATGACAAGCATGCTCCTGTGCTCCAATCACCTTCGGAAGATAAGTCTCAGGATCAAAGGTCAAAAACCAACAACAGCAATAAAGATAAAGACAAGGACAAGGAAACACCAAGCAGTAGCAATAGCAGTGAAGAAGAAATTAATAACCGTGATAAGGATCAGCAAATAGAAAAAGAAGTAGAAAAGGAAATAAAAGAAGTGGAGAAAGAAGCAGAGAAAGAAATAAAAGAAGTAGAAAAAGAAGAAGTAAAAGTAGAAAAAGAAGAAGTAAAAGTAGAAAAAGAAGAAATAAAAGATGAAGAAAAGGAAATAAAAGAAGTTGAGAAAGATGAAGAAAAGGAAATAAAAGAAGAAATAAAAGAAGAAGAAAAAGAAGCAGATAAGGAAGAAAAAGAAGTAAAAGAAGAAGAAGCAGATAAAGAAGTAAAAGAAGAAAAAACCAATAACGGTATTGGTAAGCAAGATGATACGAACGTAGAGGAAGTAAAGGACACAACGAAGGTCAATTCAAGTAAGTCTGAAACGAAGACCGAAACCAAAACCGAAAAAAATACAGACCATAATAAGAATAAGTAA
- a CDS encoding sigma-70 family RNA polymerase sigma factor, producing MVYEDRDKFIKDNIPFIIKTIVGVTKRYVEVENSEELGIALEAFNDLLDTYDEEKGNFHSYAKVVIKNKLIDHIRKQAKVTVVSIEEYHAIKENSDNEAIVRQELIHYREILKEHGISYELLASHKPVHKQTKDMVVELALMILRSKQMVLHLKEKKRLPITQINKEYGASVRFIKSHKHTITAIILAHEYNIQCVIDYLGYER from the coding sequence ATGGTCTACGAGGACAGAGATAAGTTCATAAAGGACAATATACCTTTTATTATAAAGACAATCGTTGGGGTTACCAAACGTTATGTTGAGGTTGAAAATAGTGAGGAATTAGGCATTGCCCTAGAGGCATTCAATGACTTATTGGATACTTATGATGAAGAAAAGGGTAATTTCCACAGCTATGCAAAAGTGGTCATAAAGAACAAGCTGATTGATCATATTAGAAAGCAAGCAAAAGTGACAGTCGTGAGTATTGAAGAATATCATGCTATTAAGGAGAATTCGGATAATGAAGCGATTGTACGTCAGGAACTGATACACTATAGAGAAATCCTAAAGGAACATGGCATCAGTTATGAATTGTTGGCATCCCATAAGCCGGTCCATAAGCAAACAAAGGATATGGTAGTAGAACTGGCACTTATGATTCTAAGAAGCAAACAGATGGTTTTGCATCTTAAAGAAAAGAAAAGACTACCTATAACACAGATTAATAAGGAATACGGTGCATCGGTTCGATTCATTAAAAGTCATAAACATACAATTACGGCCATTATATTGGCCCATGAGTATAATATCCAATGTGTTATAGATTATTTAGGCTATGAAAGGTGA
- a CDS encoding type II secretion system F family protein yields MEYRYKAMKASGEMTEGVFMADSRQGVIEMLKSNNTYPVLIEEKVKIGTQEVTFTRSVSARDLSFFCRQLHAMLKAGSTITKTLDIMKRQVKNKRLKVALMEMYNDVQKGTVLSLSMKKFPRIFPELMVYMVESGELSGTLEIIFLRLSVYFEKEGKLKSKIRSAMVYPIILLVMSLLVVAFLVTFILPTFVKMFERSTVELPGLTKALLGLSEFARHNGIALFLVTIALLLIGYQYIHSEKGRRNIDRLKLRLPVLKDLNTKIITARFTRNLSTMLASGVPMLTALKNLSDIISNKIVSEAILGFRDEVQKGNELHLVVRESHLFPPMVDGMIEIGKESGTLDDILDKTADYYDDEVENALQRMVAMFEPMMILILAFIVGFIVIAMALPMFDMFKTIS; encoded by the coding sequence ATGGAATATCGATATAAAGCTATGAAAGCTAGTGGAGAGATGACGGAAGGTGTCTTTATGGCAGACTCTAGGCAAGGGGTCATCGAGATGCTAAAAAGCAACAATACCTATCCGGTCCTCATTGAAGAAAAAGTCAAGATTGGAACTCAGGAAGTCACATTTACAAGAAGTGTGAGTGCCAGAGACTTGTCCTTCTTCTGCCGGCAACTTCATGCCATGTTAAAAGCCGGTAGTACCATCACAAAGACACTGGACATCATGAAACGGCAGGTTAAGAACAAAAGACTTAAGGTAGCGCTGATGGAGATGTATAACGATGTTCAAAAAGGTACGGTCCTGTCCCTAAGTATGAAGAAATTCCCTAGGATTTTCCCGGAACTCATGGTGTACATGGTGGAATCCGGTGAGTTGTCCGGTACCTTGGAGATTATATTTCTAAGGCTCTCCGTGTATTTTGAAAAAGAAGGGAAGTTAAAAAGTAAGATTCGCTCAGCCATGGTCTATCCCATCATCTTATTGGTCATGTCTTTACTGGTGGTAGCCTTCTTGGTGACTTTCATACTCCCTACTTTTGTAAAGATGTTTGAACGATCAACGGTTGAATTGCCGGGACTAACGAAGGCTTTACTTGGACTAAGTGAATTTGCCAGACACAATGGTATTGCTTTGTTCCTCGTAACAATCGCACTTCTGCTCATCGGCTATCAATATATCCATTCTGAGAAGGGACGCAGAAATATTGACCGGCTTAAACTTAGACTGCCCGTTCTTAAGGACCTAAACACCAAGATCATAACAGCACGGTTCACCAGAAACTTGTCCACCATGTTGGCCAGTGGTGTACCTATGCTGACGGCACTAAAAAACCTGTCTGACATTATCAGTAATAAAATTGTCTCAGAGGCCATTCTTGGCTTTCGAGATGAAGTTCAAAAAGGCAATGAACTGCATCTTGTGGTCCGAGAAAGTCACCTATTCCCACCCATGGTGGATGGCATGATTGAGATTGGAAAGGAGTCTGGTACACTCGACGATATCTTAGATAAGACAGCAGATTACTATGATGATGAAGTGGAGAATGCACTTCAACGGATGGTGGCCATGTTTGAGCCCATGATGATCTTAATCTTGGCCTTCATCGTCGGATTCATTGTCATCGCAATGGCACTACCCATGTTTGATATGTTTAAAACCATATCGTAA
- the pilM gene encoding pilus assembly protein PilM, with amino-acid sequence MGNNLKKMNKNIIALELGTNTMKLVIGDVKKDELVIRKVILNPMPISLYANGEIMDMDGLSANLKHLIKNNKIHEKKCFCCIESGQIITRDVSVPSSNKETLQDMAKYEVEQFLPIDMENYSVQSVVMKELEIEDKPFAEMLVTAVPKRLIGQIHTLIHKAGLEPVVLDTQANTFAKLIENQRRLNGNDYHRENTVAFIDLGYEKVRISIFQKGKMRFQRLLDFGGKDIDQNISKFASMPLDEAQRSKMSIHNLNYPVNELTEEGKVVNIIKSTLDHWFEEITKVFRYYSSRNAVAGQVEYIYIYGGLSKINGFEDYIQSVFNLPTERIKKVSSVTLDQQGQLDLTEILNALGVMYRR; translated from the coding sequence ATGGGTAACAACTTAAAGAAAATGAATAAGAACATTATCGCCTTAGAGCTTGGTACCAACACAATGAAGTTGGTCATCGGAGATGTGAAGAAAGACGAGTTGGTCATTCGGAAAGTCATCCTAAACCCCATGCCCATTTCACTCTATGCCAATGGGGAAATCATGGACATGGATGGTTTAAGTGCCAACTTAAAACATCTAATTAAGAACAATAAGATTCATGAGAAGAAGTGTTTTTGCTGTATCGAGAGTGGCCAGATTATTACAAGAGATGTGTCTGTGCCCAGCAGCAACAAGGAGACTTTACAAGATATGGCCAAATATGAAGTGGAACAGTTTCTACCCATCGACATGGAAAACTATAGTGTTCAGTCTGTGGTCATGAAGGAACTTGAGATTGAAGACAAACCTTTTGCTGAGATGCTGGTGACAGCTGTGCCTAAGCGATTGATTGGTCAAATCCATACTTTAATTCATAAGGCAGGCTTGGAACCGGTAGTATTAGATACTCAGGCCAACACCTTTGCTAAACTTATCGAGAACCAAAGACGACTTAACGGTAACGATTACCACCGGGAGAACACGGTGGCTTTTATAGATCTTGGATATGAGAAAGTCCGTATCAGTATTTTTCAAAAAGGGAAAATGCGTTTTCAACGTCTTTTAGATTTTGGCGGCAAAGACATTGACCAGAACATCAGTAAGTTCGCATCCATGCCCCTTGATGAAGCACAACGAAGCAAAATGAGCATTCATAATCTGAATTATCCGGTGAATGAACTGACCGAGGAAGGTAAAGTGGTCAACATCATCAAATCCACCTTGGACCATTGGTTTGAAGAGATTACTAAGGTATTTCGTTACTACAGTTCCAGAAATGCTGTTGCCGGACAGGTTGAATACATCTATATCTATGGTGGATTATCGAAAATTAACGGCTTTGAAGACTATATTCAGAGTGTTTTCAACTTACCTACGGAACGCATCAAGAAAGTCAGTTCGGTCACCTTAGACCAACAGGGACAACTTGATTTGACAGAGATTCTTAACGCTCTTGGCGTTATGTATAGAAGGTAG
- a CDS encoding prepilin-type N-terminal cleavage/methylation domain-containing protein, whose amino-acid sequence MMKKLWKNQKGFTLMEIIIVIVILGILAMIAIPRLIGFTAQAEIASDKEYAAVAARAAELYWAANDKTAPTIEVLEDATMIDDHSTALQHFTGVGITMDSGDASDGIATVTLTGGDGGDISYNSQDGYTTAAVTP is encoded by the coding sequence ATGATGAAAAAATTATGGAAAAATCAAAAAGGATTCACACTTATGGAGATTATCATCGTTATTGTAATACTTGGGATCTTAGCCATGATCGCCATCCCAAGGTTAATCGGTTTCACGGCACAAGCAGAGATTGCCAGTGATAAAGAATACGCAGCGGTAGCAGCAAGGGCAGCAGAATTGTACTGGGCCGCAAATGATAAAACAGCACCAACAATTGAGGTGTTAGAAGATGCTACTATGATAGATGATCATAGTACAGCACTACAACATTTTACAGGTGTAGGAATTACGATGGATTCAGGAGATGCTAGTGACGGTATTGCAACGGTAACTTTAACAGGTGGAGATGGTGGAGATATTAGCTATAATAGTCAAGATGGCTATACTACAGCTGCTGTTACTCCATAA
- a CDS encoding methyl-accepting chemotaxis protein, with amino-acid sequence MDFILKKANFYALILSFSLYFLLLVGFIIEYLKGNRSLTLIIFLFALLLVTYGTAIGIYIKNKGSVFIRYVLAVSFLIPYGISIISSTSMVTFTFILPIFVIGFMFFDRKLIALLAIVSAILSIIFVLRAVSLNLHNGNTTSLVVTIIVMLGFIIAGSMVGTVNHQMVRDINIFLDNEHKNMDIKQAIANHLEEIMETLTKTANTLAENSQKSSKVADEIAITIGEIAVGAGEQAKDTIEGASVIEDLGRNIEKEQTNTIDLKKVTDQINNLKDEGIIILKDLTEKTRMSAEATKHISDTILQTNDSAQEIANASDMIKSIANQTNLLALNAAIEAARAGESGKGFAVVADEIRKLAEQSDGFTEEIARIINHLIEKTSGAVKTVEALTEAVTLQNTSVDRTNQVYEGISVAIDNMKDDISEMILSCQAMVDRKNEIIGTIDSLSAISEENAAGTEEVSASIQEQTASMEIIANISQDLVKVTEEMASTIIGFKTPANE; translated from the coding sequence ATGGATTTTATATTAAAGAAAGCGAATTTCTACGCACTTATTTTGTCTTTTTCTCTTTATTTTTTACTTTTGGTAGGTTTTATTATTGAGTATCTTAAAGGAAATAGAAGTCTTACATTAATCATCTTTTTATTTGCACTGTTATTGGTGACATATGGTACAGCAATAGGCATCTACATAAAAAACAAAGGGTCGGTGTTTATTCGATATGTTCTGGCGGTAAGTTTTCTCATACCCTACGGTATATCTATAATAAGCAGTACATCTATGGTTACTTTTACATTCATTTTACCTATTTTTGTTATCGGTTTTATGTTTTTTGATCGTAAGCTTATAGCACTTCTAGCCATAGTGAGTGCCATCTTAAGTATTATATTCGTGCTAAGAGCTGTAAGTCTGAATTTACACAATGGTAATACAACCAGTTTGGTTGTTACGATTATCGTTATGCTTGGCTTTATCATAGCCGGCTCGATGGTGGGTACTGTGAACCATCAGATGGTTCGAGATATCAATATATTCTTGGACAATGAACATAAGAATATGGACATTAAGCAAGCCATTGCCAACCATCTGGAAGAGATCATGGAAACTTTGACAAAAACAGCCAATACATTGGCCGAAAACAGTCAAAAGTCATCCAAAGTAGCGGATGAAATCGCCATTACTATCGGTGAAATCGCTGTGGGTGCAGGTGAACAAGCCAAGGATACCATAGAAGGTGCAAGTGTTATTGAAGATCTAGGACGCAATATTGAGAAAGAACAAACGAATACAATAGACTTAAAAAAAGTAACAGATCAAATCAACAATTTGAAAGATGAGGGAATAATAATACTCAAGGATTTGACTGAAAAAACAAGAATGAGTGCTGAAGCCACCAAACATATAAGTGATACAATTCTGCAAACCAATGACAGTGCCCAAGAAATTGCAAATGCCAGTGATATGATTAAAAGCATTGCCAATCAAACGAATTTATTGGCTCTTAATGCAGCCATAGAAGCGGCAAGAGCTGGAGAATCCGGTAAAGGGTTTGCTGTTGTGGCGGATGAGATTCGAAAACTGGCTGAACAATCCGATGGTTTTACAGAAGAAATCGCTAGAATCATCAATCACTTAATAGAGAAAACCTCAGGAGCCGTTAAGACTGTTGAAGCTTTAACGGAAGCTGTGACATTGCAAAACACCTCCGTTGATCGGACCAACCAAGTATATGAGGGCATCTCAGTTGCCATTGACAATATGAAGGACGATATATCAGAAATGATTTTATCGTGTCAAGCTATGGTGGACCGCAAAAATGAAATCATAGGCACTATTGATAGTTTATCCGCGATATCTGAGGAAAATGCAGCTGGAACAGAAGAAGTGTCTGCCTCCATTCAGGAGCAAACGGCATCTATGGAGATTATCGCCAATATCAGTCAAGATTTGGTAAAGGTTACAGAAGAAATGGCATCAACAATCATAGGTTTTAAGACACCGGCCAATGAATAG
- a CDS encoding PilN domain-containing protein has translation MSDYNFFNDLSIKKEKKSTSFVVTLLLCILLLVGMAGLYGYNYYIRTYLEMDLAKTNTAIAEIKASEDLGRILHKKDILDNLGTILSNIEVANGTIHDRHLVQENVFAMISDTLPMDVELVSIDMVDGVITMGGIALNKPAIAEFEHNLRQMTSVSDLFISEIVNNETGYGFVIQVQIGGGNHENI, from the coding sequence ATGTCAGACTATAATTTTTTTAATGATCTATCCATAAAGAAAGAGAAAAAAAGTACCAGTTTTGTGGTCACACTCCTCTTATGCATCCTCTTGCTTGTAGGCATGGCCGGATTATATGGCTACAACTACTATATCAGAACCTATTTGGAAATGGATTTGGCAAAGACCAATACAGCCATTGCCGAGATTAAAGCCAGTGAGGACCTAGGCCGTATTCTCCATAAAAAAGATATCTTAGACAATTTGGGGACCATCCTTAGTAACATTGAAGTGGCGAATGGGACCATTCATGATCGACATTTGGTTCAGGAGAATGTTTTTGCTATGATCAGCGATACATTGCCCATGGATGTGGAACTGGTTAGCATAGATATGGTGGATGGTGTTATTACCATGGGAGGCATTGCCCTTAATAAGCCAGCCATTGCTGAATTTGAACATAATTTACGACAAATGACCTCCGTCTCGGACCTCTTTATTTCCGAGATCGTTAACAATGAGACAGGATATGGATTCGTCATTCAAGTTCAAATAGGAGGTGGCAACCATGAGAATATCTAA
- a CDS encoding type IV pilus twitching motility protein PilT produces MDIQGVLEEGLKRRASDVHLKVGSPPILRVNGDLLPIGDDIITGENTYQLLKSMLSISQFETLESRGEFDFSYSVPGIGRYRVNGYRQRDSYCLAMRMVNFEIPTLESLGIPGSVEVLTELKNGLVLITGPTGSGKSTTLAAMIERINQTRRTHILTLEDPIEYLFHNKKSIIGQREIGSDSHSFKDALRATLRQDPDIILVGEMRDLETIEIALTAAETGHLVLSTLHTVGAPKTIDRIIDVFPQNSKDQIRVQVASVLQGVVSQQLLPIKSGMGRVPACEILIPTMAIRNLIREKKNHQIINAIQTGRHLGMMTMDHSLRDLFRQGLITREVAIEYAFDKEELIKTLVH; encoded by the coding sequence ATGGATATACAAGGCGTATTAGAAGAAGGTCTAAAAAGAAGAGCCTCAGATGTTCACTTGAAAGTAGGCTCGCCACCCATACTCCGGGTCAATGGAGACTTGTTGCCTATTGGTGACGACATAATAACTGGTGAGAACACCTATCAACTCCTTAAGTCCATGCTCTCAATAAGTCAGTTTGAGACATTAGAAAGCCGGGGGGAATTTGATTTTTCCTATTCTGTACCGGGCATTGGCAGGTACAGGGTTAACGGTTATCGGCAAAGAGACAGTTATTGTTTGGCCATGCGTATGGTTAATTTTGAGATTCCCACATTGGAATCACTGGGTATTCCAGGTAGTGTAGAAGTCCTGACAGAACTTAAAAACGGTCTGGTCCTCATAACTGGACCAACAGGCAGTGGTAAGTCCACAACTCTAGCAGCTATGATTGAGAGAATCAACCAGACCAGAAGAACCCATATACTCACTCTAGAAGACCCAATCGAGTATCTGTTTCATAACAAGAAAAGCATCATCGGACAGAGAGAAATCGGCTCCGACTCTCATAGCTTTAAGGATGCCCTAAGGGCCACATTACGACAGGACCCGGATATTATTCTAGTAGGTGAGATGCGAGATTTGGAAACCATAGAGATAGCCCTAACAGCAGCAGAAACCGGCCATCTGGTTCTAAGCACTCTACATACCGTAGGGGCACCCAAAACCATCGACCGTATCATCGATGTCTTTCCACAAAACAGCAAAGATCAGATTCGTGTTCAAGTGGCCTCTGTCTTACAAGGGGTGGTATCTCAGCAGTTGTTACCAATCAAGTCAGGTATGGGTCGTGTACCCGCATGTGAGATTCTTATTCCAACCATGGCTATTAGAAATCTCATTCGTGAGAAAAAGAACCACCAGATCATCAACGCCATTCAGACAGGACGCCATCTTGGCATGATGACCATGGACCATTCTCTAAGAGATCTCTTTAGACAAGGGTTGATTACAAGAGAAGTCGCCATAGAATACGCCTTTGACAAAGAAGAACTCATTAAGACCTTAGTACATTAG
- a CDS encoding S-layer homology domain-containing protein, translated as MRISNREKILLTLVLTFITAWMVFVYALEPQMTNLKDLKQELRIGQQELEGLEKLVQDEDQVDTAIEEAYMAMKDKAGAYFNTTPQEEIILLLSDFLLMPYITEQVIGFEIPVWEEIDGIAFKKDVVNISYTGQYTSLLNMLKSMWSFPKHINMTTASIVKAQVDENEEIEEIEGNIQLEFYTFATDLEIQDDLYKWYVDDLFYKENPFSPSIQSDGIVRYLYMDENSDVFNFSRYFDFTDIAGHYMETEIQAFLEAGHLYLNPYLTFEPDQPMTRGEFIVLLDKVYDWPVVDSDLDLTTFDDYEELGSLENAFAKAIHRGYLSGFIVGYEDNTLRPKDPMTYGEVEFVMNKIKPESNFTWTTIGASLEANKSVPAKDWSDPFGILTKAEAVYLLYYFR; from the coding sequence ATGAGAATATCTAACCGTGAGAAAATACTTCTGACTTTGGTCTTGACCTTTATTACGGCTTGGATGGTATTTGTCTATGCCCTGGAACCACAGATGACCAATCTAAAAGACCTTAAACAAGAATTGCGCATTGGACAGCAAGAACTGGAAGGGCTAGAAAAACTGGTTCAAGACGAAGATCAGGTGGATACGGCCATTGAAGAGGCTTATATGGCTATGAAAGACAAAGCTGGTGCTTATTTTAACACCACACCACAAGAAGAGATTATTTTACTGCTCAGTGATTTCCTACTTATGCCATATATTACAGAGCAAGTCATAGGATTTGAGATACCTGTATGGGAAGAAATTGATGGCATAGCCTTTAAGAAGGATGTGGTGAACATCAGCTATACGGGACAATATACATCTCTTCTTAACATGCTAAAAAGTATGTGGTCCTTTCCAAAACACATTAATATGACCACAGCCAGTATAGTCAAAGCACAAGTTGATGAAAACGAAGAAATAGAAGAAATAGAAGGCAACATTCAACTGGAATTTTACACCTTTGCAACAGACCTTGAGATTCAGGATGACCTATATAAGTGGTATGTAGATGATCTCTTTTATAAGGAAAACCCATTTTCGCCTTCCATCCAAAGTGATGGTATCGTTCGGTATCTGTATATGGATGAAAACAGTGATGTTTTTAATTTTAGCCGTTATTTTGATTTTACAGACATTGCCGGTCATTATATGGAAACGGAGATTCAGGCTTTTCTGGAAGCCGGTCATTTGTATCTGAACCCATACCTGACCTTCGAACCGGATCAGCCTATGACCAGAGGTGAGTTTATCGTGTTACTGGATAAGGTCTATGATTGGCCTGTTGTCGATAGTGATCTGGACTTGACCACTTTTGATGATTATGAAGAGCTGGGAAGTCTAGAAAATGCTTTTGCTAAGGCTATTCATCGTGGCTATCTAAGCGGCTTTATCGTAGGATATGAAGACAATACTTTGAGACCTAAAGACCCCATGACCTATGGCGAAGTGGAATTTGTTATGAACAAGATTAAACCGGAGAGCAACTTTACATGGACAACCATAGGAGCTTCACTGGAAGCGAATAAATCAGTACCAGCCAAGGATTGGTCAGATCCCTTTGGAATACTCACCAAAGCAGAAGCTGTTTACTTGCTATATTACTTTAGATAA